In the Malassezia vespertilionis chromosome 3, complete sequence genome, one interval contains:
- a CDS encoding chitin synthase (EggNog:ENOG503NTYK; TransMembrane:7 (o43-66i78-98o310-336i767-787o793-812i824-844o850-876i); COG:M; CAZy:GT2_Chitin_synth) codes for MARSHTLSRPERGQPLAPMLNPDGEPGDPFATGPNSTSVLHRWWHYISIIATFWAPPSLLAMCGLTTSTVRQAWREKITLCGIALVLMGLIAYITVGLQRTLCPKSQRDIFIKVSEAGGYFGIRGEAHETKEGSPRNGGSRLPAQAWDVLDRNPGADLTKYMGQPASNFPECRDLQGAFAQQSYCVDWQGQLAPCIGQLTRKSIARMNLANADKFIGYEWTDIEKGNNLVAIDGTVVDFTTYLAGTPDSIPNEPVDSAIREAVNRTEVGPDGTRLFVNDPATNAAIDCLKAKYIVGRVSYMSSGCFVAEIVLYISLIVILGIVLIRTLMAVWFFYFGARMLVTLPRTSPKGNTNVNRVNHRLSHHILPADATGRGRTALAPWAKKKVRTAGYITPSAAARGPSGERVPVLPVEATPASIGTNPFVICLVTCYSEGYDGINATLSSLHATEYPAGRKLLFVVADGMVTGSGQSMSTPDICVSLMQPDARFGTPIPMSYRSVSSGAQAHNMALVYAGHYVDSAGGEPTPMVVVAKCGTPQEASSKKPGNRGKRDSQMILISFLQRVTYNDPMCPLEYDLFRKVHALMSVTPDYFELLLMVDADTKVYPPALRMLANAMIHDELIMGACGETRIQNKLQSWVTAIQVFEYFISHHQVKAFEAVFGGVTCLPGCFSIYRIKARKQNADDWIPVLVKPEVTREYSQTDVVTLHQKNLLLLGEDRFLSTLLLRTFPHRKMMFVPQAVCRTEVPHTFKMLLSQRRRWINSTVHNLMELVLVRDLCGTFCFSMQFVVFMDLIGTLVLPAAITLTYTLIGLAARNPPKNFADAIPLIMLISVLFLPGFVIATLHFRPPYLIWLLIYLLFLPVWNFILPVYSFWHFDDFTWGETRKVQGETKGDSHAADDDGYIAALKVPMRKWTDWEHSRIRKLKRDERRRMEMEQQFGNQFYNDSARDPNGYPLPPLLMHPAIEANSDEVSIRTTDTDDDRWGDQVGDYDENQAPPELLSSTRPMSSYMTQDSSIFNENDLEDILQDGWGDDVNPLRAPSKGPFLSIPNDSIVSLDREDIDPLSSTKSPTEMRSILAASYERPDTGPLSPNLGVDSATNTGTSSAVGTAHSTHARNRSYGILRLDNPYDMSPK; via the coding sequence ATGGCGCGCTCGCATACCCTCTCTCGCCCTGAGCGTGGCCAGCCATTGGCGCCGATGTTAAACCCAGATGGCGAGCCAGGCGATCCCTTTGCAACAGGGCCGAATTCGACGTCTGTGTTGCACCGCTGGTGGCATTATATTTCTATTATAGCGACGTTTTGGGCGCCGCCGTCTCTGTTGGCAATGTGCGGGCTCACGACATCCactgtgcgccaagcatggcgcgaaAAGATTACCTTGTGTGGCATTGCCTTAGTTCTGATGGGTCTTATTGCGTATATTACCGTGGGtctccagcgcacgctttgcCCGAAGAGTCAGCGCGATATTTTTATCAAGGTCAGCGAGGCGGGAGGCTACTTTGGCATCCGTGGAGAGGCCCACGAGACAAAGGAAGGATCGCCACGAAATGGCGGTTCGAGGCTTCCTGCACAGGCTTGGGATGTCCTCGACCGAAACCCTGGCGCAGACTTGACCAAGTACATGGGCCAGCCAGCTAGCAATTTCCCCGAATGCCGTGACTTACAaggcgcatttgcgcaacAGTCCTATTGTGTAGACTGGCAAGGCCAGCTTGCTCCATGCATAGGCCAACTCACGCGCAAGAGCATTGCGAGAATGAACCTTGCAAACGCGGACAAGTTCATTGGGTACGAGTGGACAGATATCGAAAAAGGCAACAATCTTGTCGCGATTGACGGCACAGTTGTAGATTTTACCACCTACCTTGCTGGCACTCCCGACTCCATTCCCAATGAGCCTGTTGACTCTGCAATTCGCGAAGCGGTCAACCGCACCGAGGTTGGGCCCGACGGGACACGCCTGTTTGTCAACGACCCTGCCACCAACGCCGCCATCGATTGCTTGAAAGCCAAGTACATTGTTGGCCGGGTAAGCTACATGTCTTCGGGATGTTTTGTGGCCGAGATTGTGTTGTATATTTCGCTAATTGTTATCCTGGGTATCGTATTGATTCGCACTCTCATGGCCGTTTGGTTCTTTTATTTCGGTGCGCGCATGCTTGTCACACTTCCACGCACCTCTCCAAAAGGAAATACAAATGTGAACCGGGTAAATCACCGACTTTCGCACCACATTCTTCCCGCAGACGCCACGGGTCGAGGACGCACAGCCTTGGCGCCGTGGGCCAAGAAAAAGGTCCGCACCGCGGGCTACATTACGCCaagtgctgcagcgcgtggcCCATCTGGAGAACGCGTGCCTGTACTTCCGGTTGAGGCGACACCGGCAAGTATCGGGACGAACCCGTTTGTAATATGCCTAGTCACTTGCTACTCGGAAGGCTATGATGGAATTAATGCGACGCTCTCGTCGCTCCACGCAACAGAGTATCCCGCCGGACGCAAGCTTTTGTTTGTCGTTGCAGACGGTATGGTCACAGGTTCTGGCCAATCAATGAGCACGCCAGATATATGTGTAAGCTTGATGCAGCCGGACGCGCGTTTCGGTACACCCATACCGATGAGCTACCGCTCCGTGTCTTCTggagcgcaggcgcatAATATGGCGCTTGTATATGCCGGCCACTACGTCGACTCGGCTGGCGGTGAGCCTACGCCGATGGTTGTAGTGGCCAAGTGCGGCACACCCCAAGAAGCAAGTTCCAAAAAGCCCGGAAATCGGGGCAAGCGCGACTCGCAAATGATTCTGATCagctttttgcagcgcgtcaCGTACAATGACCCTATGTGCCCTTTAGAGTACGATCTGTTTCGCAAAGTACACGCACTGATGAGTGTCACGCCAGACTACTTTGAGCTCTTGCTCATGGTGGATGCCGACACGAAAGTGTATCCTCCCGCACTGCGCATGCTTGCAAACGCCATGATTCATGACGAGCTCATAATGGGTGCATGTGGCGAAACGCGTATCCAGAACAAGCTGCAAAGCTGGGTTACTGCCATCCAAGTATTCGAATACTTTATCTCCCACCACCAAGTCAAGGCATTCGAGGCGGTGTTTGGTGGTGTGACCTGTCTTCCCGGTTGTTTTAGTATCTACCGcatcaaggcgcgcaagcaaaaTGCGGACGACTGGATTCCTGTGCTTGTCAAGCCAGAAGTCACGCGTGAGTACAGCCAAACGGATGTCGTCACGCTGCACCAAAAGAATTTGCTGCTTCTCGGTGAAGATCGCTTTTTGAGCACCCTGTTGCTTCGCACCTTTCCCCACCGGAAAATGATGTTTGTGCCGCAGGCCGTGTGCCGTACCGAAGTGCCACACACGTTTAAAATGCTTCTCTCCCAGCGGCGTCGCTGGATTAACAGTACCGTGCACAATCTTATGGAGCTGGTTCTTGTGCGCGATTTGTGTGGTACTTTCTGTTTTTCGATGCAGTTTGTCGTCTTCATGGACTTGATCGGTACTTTGGTACTTCCCGCAGCCATCACGCTTACATATACACTTATCGGTCTTGCAGCACGGAACCCCCCGAAAAATTTTGCGGACGCAATTCCTCTCATCATGCTAATTTCCGTTCTCTTCTTGCCTGGTTTTGTAattgcgacgctgcatttCAGACCGCCGTACCTTATATGGCTTCTCATTTACCTCCTTTTCCTTCCCGTCTGGAACTTTATTCTCCCTGTGTACTCTTTCTGGCACTTTGACGATTTTACCTGGGGTGAAACACGCAAGGTGCAGGGCGAAACAAAGGGCGATAGCCATGCTGCTGATGACGACGGATACATTGCGGCACTCAAGGTCCCAATGCGGAAATGGACTGACTGGGAGCACTCTCGTATACGCAAACTGAAACGCGAtgagcgccgccgcatggAGATGGAGCAGCAGTTTGGCAATCAGTTCTATAATGACAGCGCACGCGATCCGAACGGCTATCCATTGCCCCCGCTTTTGATGCATCCTGCGATCGAGGCAAACAGCGACGAGGTCTCGATTCGCACCACCGACACGGACGATGACCGCTGGGGCGACCAGGTCGGCGACTACGACGAAAATCAAGCACCGCCCGAACTTCTTTCCTCGACACGTCCAATGTCCTCGTACATGACCCAAGACTCGTCCATTTTCAATGAGAATGATCTGGAAGACATTCTTCAAGATGGATGGGGCGATGATGTGAATCCATTGCGTGCACCGAGCAAAGGACCATTTCTAAGCATTCCTAATGATTCCATCGTTTCCTTGGACAGGGAAGATATCGACCCTCTTTCCAGCACAAAGTCCCCTACGGAAATGCGCAGCATTCTTGCCGCTTCCTACGAGCGTCCCGACACTGGCCCACTTTCGCCAAACCTAGGAGTCGACTCTGCTACCAACACTGGTACTTCATCTGCTGTGGGGACTGCGCACAGTACCCATGCTCGCAACCGTTCCTATGGCATTCTCCGCCTTGACAATCCTTACGACATGAGTCCTAAATAG
- a CDS encoding cytochrome-b5 reductase (EggNog:ENOG503NVGH; COG:C; TransMembrane:1 (i60-78o)), with the protein MSANIRVLVRKSIAASSMVSMCRYSTTTPGTDNASKPMDTKSGTLPSRNPKQGVPSRGNMTKYFTFGVLVGVAGYFALHKFDREPTSQLLDAGAHGEPAFHKEEFRKFRLKRIDPHNHDTSLYVFELPSGNVSGAHVACAVAVMGADGTPKNDFGEPLARGYTPLNPPHTRGEFELLIKHYPEGKMTQHLLSLRPGDEILVKGPREKFPYKANEFDHIGMIAGGTGIAPMWQVLSAIASNPDDATKVTLLFGNKTEADILLRRQLNELAKDKRFNIIHYLDNPPANWNGEKGYITAEEIKKHLPAPSLGAKTKVFVSGPSGQIRSIIGPKREPNDTSPREGALADVGYSAEQAHKF; encoded by the coding sequence ATGAGTGCCAATATCCGGGTGCTGGTACGCAAATCGATCGCAGCATCGTCGATGGTGTCTATGTGCAGGTATAGCACAACCACACCTGGTACCGACAATGCAAGCAAGCCCATGGATACAAAGAGTGGTACGCTTCCTAGCCGCAACCCCAAGCAGGGTGTGCCATCACGAGGAAACATGACTAAGTACTTCACATTTGGCGTCCTGGTTGGGGTTGCTGGGTACTTTGCACTCCATAAGTTCGACAGGGAGCCCACGTCCCAATTgctcgacgctggcgcTCACGGCGAGCCTGCATTTCACAAAGAGGAATTTCGCAAGTTTAGATTGAAGCGCATCGATCCTCACAATCACGATACCTCGCTCTATGTGTTTGAGCTTCCAAGTGGCAATGTTTCaggcgcgcatgtcgcaTGTGCTGTGGCAGTGATGGGCGCTGATGGTACGCCAAAAAATGACTTTGGCGAGCCTCTTGCCCGAGGCTACACTCCTTTAAACCCGCCGCATACAAGGGGCGAATTTGAGCTCCTGATCAAGCACTACCCTGAGGGCAAAATGACGCAGCACCTCCTTTCCCTCCGACCTGGCGATGAAATTTTAGTGAAAGGTCCACGTGAAAAATTTCCCTACAAGGCGAACGAGTTTGATCACATCGGTATGATTGCAGGTGGTACGGGCATTGCTCCCATGTGGCAGGTACTCTCTGCCATCGCCAGCAATCCTGACGATGCCACCAAAGTGACGCTCCTGTTTGGCAACAAGACAGAGGCAGATATACTGCTCCGCAGACAGCTCAACGAGCTTGCCAAAGACAAGCGTTTTAATATCATTCATTACTTGGACAATCCTCCCGCGAATTGGAATGGCGAGAAAGGCTACATCACTGCAGAGGAGATCAAGAAGCATCTACCGGCTCCATCGCTCGGAGCGAAAACCAAGGTTTTCGTTTCCGGCCCTTCCGGTCAAATTCGGTCTATAATTGGGCCCAAGCGTGAGCCTAACGACACCTCACCAAGGGAAGGCGCGCTAGCCGACGTCGGTTACAGCGCTGAACAGGCTCACAAATTTTAG
- a CDS encoding uncharacterized protein (EggNog:ENOG503P3GF; COG:T) produces the protein MVTDSSTAKPDPEGASMGMGLVERDRLSYDLYHSIQCSGRGDWINLINVAPLASQYHLSAYSTLKFGQGGAPYAYLPITLQQPAFTESSRCRQRRNESDSWCWRLPHVSEASESIALNVQSVFGGVFRTVNTNTESQQFDHDTHPTLHDSVQFSCMDASAVYTMNQVALSGAAGGAKTSDSHPISVSYILPPQSLASISEKVLAALPPAYRKVAGCAFGRCFDEMCDTRPHTEHEQNVPFCSYLHCGEQIPRQKFAERLSCALAHSDEHLRGQLIGEQLIRLPPSVALDAVIDNVAPAAEDAYETLYGEQLAQREAAREGKARIGNMLLSSCPGKKVRLNGPVRGRSSVCRDLKSDLQRYRALGVRAIVCCLDDEELSQLGTPFAKYEPEVAAQGIDLVRLPIAEGFAPTDLVKFDIMMTALILNYTLRGASILVHCRGGVGRAGLVACIWILKMGLVSVHDHLHAPRPCCSLIDVAYGAQGESVQVLQTVIKMIEVIRRQRSPRAIETAEQALFLLEYTRFIHRQEYGHKMFQACGVCRPDL, from the exons ATGGTTACGGACTCTTCGACCGCGAAACCCGACCCGGAGGGTGCATCAATGGGAATGGGCCTCGTGGAGCGCGACCGCCTCTCCTATGACTTATACCACTCTATCCAGTGTTCCGGTCGCGGAGACTGGATCAATTTGATTAACGTTGCACCACTCGCAAGCCAATATCACCTGAGTGCATACAGCACACTTAAATTTGGCCAGGGCG gcgcgccgtacgcatACCTTCCGATTACATTGCAGCAGCCGGCATTCACAGAATCAAGCAGGTGCAGGCAGCGCCGAAATGAGTCTGACTCTTGGTGCTGGCGGCTTCCGCATGTCAGTGAAGCATCCGAAAGCATTGCGCTCAACGTTCAGTCCGTGTTTGGGGGCGTATTTCGCACAGTGAACACCAACACCGAGTCGCAACAATTTGACCACGATACCCACCCGACACTCCATGACTCTGTGCAATTCTCTTGCATGGATGCGAGCGCAGTTTACACTATGAACCAAGTAGCGCTGAGTGGCGCTGCCGGTGGCGCCAAAACAAGCGATTCACATCCCATCAGCGTAAGCTACATCCTCCCACCGCAATCCCTTGCATCAATATCAGAAAAGGTGCTGGCTGCGTTGCCGCCCGCGTACCGGAAAGTTGCAGGATGCGCGTTTGGCCGGTGCTTCGATGAGATGTGCGATACCCGACCCCACACGGAGCACGAACAGAACGTGCCTTTTTGCAGCTACTTGCACTGCGGCGAGCAAATTCCACGCCAGAAATTTGCGGAGCGCCTGTCGTGTGCGTTGGCACACTCGGATGAGCATTTGCGCGGTCAGCTTATCGGCGAGCAGCTGATCCGCTTGCCACCGTCTGTAGCACTCGACGCCGTGATCGACAATGTGGCGCCTGCTGCTGAGGATGCGTATGAGACATTGTatggcgagcagctcgctcagcgagaagcggcgcgggaAGGCAAAGCGCGTATCGGCAACATGCTGCTGTCGTCGTGCCCCGGCAAAAAGGTGCGCCTCAACGGCCCTGTGCGTGGGCGCAGCAGTGTGTGTCGCGACTTAAAGTCGGACCTGCAACGCTaccgtgcgctgggcgtgcgcgctattgtgtgctgcttggacgacgaggagcttAGCCAGCTTGGCACGCCTTTTGCGAAGTACGAGCCCGAGGTTGCTGCACAAGGCATAGACCTTGTACGTCTTCCTATAGCCGAGGGATTTGCCCCCACGGACCTGGTCAAATTTGACATTATGATGACGGCGCTCATCTTAAATTATACACTGCGTGGCGCATCTATCTTGGTGCATTGCCGCGGCGGTGTAGGTCGTGCAGGCTTGGTCGCCTGTATATGGATTTTGAAAATGGGTTTGGTCTCTGTGCACGACCatttgcacgcaccgcggcCCTGCTGTTCGCTGATCGATGTCGCATACGGGGCGCAGGGTGAGAGCGTGCAGGTGTTGCAAACGGTGATAAAGATGATTGAGGTGATTCGTCGCCAGCGGAGTCCACGCGCAATTGAGACGGCGGAGCAGGCGCTTTTCTTGCTCGAGTACACGCGGTTCATCCATCGCCAGGAGTATGGCCACAAGATGTTCCAAGCATGTGGCGTGTGCCGGCCAGACTTGTAG